One segment of Thermococcus profundus DNA contains the following:
- the pyrB gene encoding aspartate carbamoyltransferase, whose protein sequence is MDWKGRDVISIRDFSKEDIEFVLKTAERLENELNEKGALDYARGKILATLFFEPSTRTRLSFESAMHRLGGSVIGFSSAASTSVKKGESLADTIKTVEQYSDVIVIRHPMEGAARLAAEVAEIPVINAGDGSNQHPTQTLLDLYTIKMAFGKIDGLTIGLLGDLKYGRTVHSLAEALTFYDVELYLISPELLRMPKHIIEELREKGVKVHEMTDLEGAIPELDVLYVTRIQRERFPDEEEYMKVKGSYRVNLEVLRKAKETLKVMHPLPRVDEIHPEVDKTKHALYFRQVFSGVPVRMALLGLTLGVLEV, encoded by the coding sequence ATGGATTGGAAAGGTCGCGACGTGATAAGCATACGGGACTTCTCGAAGGAAGACATAGAGTTTGTTTTGAAAACAGCGGAAAGGCTTGAGAACGAGCTCAACGAGAAGGGCGCCCTCGATTATGCCCGCGGGAAGATCCTCGCGACGCTCTTCTTTGAGCCGTCAACGAGGACGAGGCTGAGCTTCGAGTCAGCTATGCACCGCCTCGGGGGCTCGGTTATAGGGTTCTCCTCGGCCGCGAGCACGAGCGTCAAGAAGGGGGAAAGCTTAGCCGACACGATAAAGACCGTTGAGCAGTACAGCGACGTCATAGTGATAAGACACCCGATGGAGGGGGCGGCGAGGTTAGCGGCAGAGGTCGCCGAAATCCCGGTAATCAACGCCGGCGATGGGAGCAATCAGCACCCAACGCAGACGCTCTTAGATCTCTACACGATCAAAATGGCCTTCGGGAAGATCGACGGCCTTACTATAGGACTCCTGGGAGACCTCAAGTACGGAAGAACTGTTCACAGTCTTGCGGAGGCTTTGACCTTCTACGACGTCGAGCTCTACCTGATTTCGCCGGAACTCCTCAGGATGCCGAAGCACATAATCGAGGAACTGCGCGAGAAGGGAGTTAAGGTTCACGAGATGACTGACCTTGAGGGGGCAATTCCGGAACTTGACGTCCTCTACGTGACTAGAATACAGAGGGAGCGCTTCCCTGACGAGGAGGAGTACATGAAGGTGAAGGGGAGCTACCGAGTGAACCTCGAAGTTCTGAGAAAAGCGAAGGAAACGCTCAAAGTGATGCACCCGCTCCCGAGGGTCGATGAAATCCATCCAGAAGTGGACAAGACGAAGCACGCTCTCTACTTCAGGCAGGTATTCTCCGGCGTACCAGTGAGGATGGCCCTTCTTGGACTGACGCTCGGAGTTCTGGAGGTGTGA
- a CDS encoding cyclic 2,3-diphosphoglycerate synthase, producing the protein MAEKRRKRVVILGAAGRDFHNFNTFFRDNPEYEVVAFTATQIPDIEGRIYPPELAGELYPNGIPIWSEDDLEKIIKEHDIDIVVFAYSDVSHEHVMHLASRAHSAGADFWLLGPKSTMLKSSKPVIAVTAVRTGCGKSQTSRKVAQLLQEMGYKVVAIRHPMPYGDLRKQIVQRFASYEDLDRYECTIEEREEYEPYIDRGMVVYAGVDYEKILREAEKEADIILWDGGNNDFPFYEPDLWIVVTDPHRPGHELKYHPGETNFRAADVIIINKIDTANRDDIQKVRESIEKVNPNAIVIDGASPLYVDKPELIKGKRVLVVEDGPTLTHGGMKYGAGYIAAKKYGAAEIVDPRPYAVGSIVDTYKKYSHLDVILPAMGYGAKQIKELEETINRADADVVIMGTPIDLRRVMKLNKPAVRVRYELEEIGEPKLKDILKDFVEKCEKLKK; encoded by the coding sequence ATGGCCGAGAAGAGGAGGAAGAGGGTTGTTATTCTTGGGGCCGCCGGAAGGGACTTCCACAACTTCAACACGTTCTTCAGGGACAATCCCGAATACGAGGTAGTTGCCTTCACCGCGACCCAGATTCCGGACATCGAGGGAAGGATCTACCCGCCCGAGCTCGCTGGAGAGCTCTACCCGAACGGAATCCCGATATGGAGCGAGGACGACCTTGAGAAGATCATCAAGGAGCACGACATCGACATAGTTGTCTTCGCCTACTCCGACGTTTCCCACGAGCACGTCATGCACCTCGCTTCAAGGGCCCACAGCGCCGGAGCCGACTTCTGGCTCCTTGGACCGAAGAGCACCATGCTCAAGTCAAGCAAGCCGGTTATAGCGGTCACCGCCGTGAGGACCGGCTGCGGCAAGAGCCAGACCAGCAGGAAGGTCGCTCAGCTCCTCCAGGAGATGGGCTACAAGGTCGTCGCTATTAGACACCCGATGCCCTACGGCGACCTCAGGAAGCAGATCGTCCAGCGCTTTGCCAGCTACGAGGACCTCGACAGGTACGAGTGCACCATCGAGGAGAGGGAAGAGTACGAGCCCTACATCGACAGGGGAATGGTAGTCTACGCCGGCGTTGACTACGAGAAGATCCTCAGAGAGGCCGAGAAGGAGGCAGACATAATCCTCTGGGACGGAGGAAACAACGACTTCCCGTTCTACGAGCCGGACCTCTGGATAGTCGTCACGGATCCGCACAGGCCCGGGCATGAGTTGAAATACCACCCCGGTGAGACCAACTTCAGGGCCGCTGACGTCATCATCATCAACAAGATCGACACCGCCAACAGGGACGACATCCAGAAGGTCAGGGAGAGCATCGAGAAGGTTAACCCGAACGCCATCGTCATCGACGGCGCCTCACCGCTCTACGTTGACAAGCCAGAACTCATCAAGGGCAAGCGCGTTCTCGTTGTTGAGGACGGCCCGACACTCACCCACGGCGGCATGAAGTACGGAGCCGGCTACATCGCGGCCAAGAAGTACGGTGCCGCTGAGATCGTCGATCCAAGGCCCTACGCCGTCGGCTCAATAGTCGACACCTACAAGAAGTACAGCCACCTCGACGTCATCCTCCCGGCAATGGGATACGGCGCCAAGCAGATCAAGGAGCTCGAGGAGACCATCAACCGCGCTGACGCCGACGTCGTCATCATGGGTACCCCAATCGACCTCAGGCGCGTTATGAAGCTCAACAAGCCGGCCGTAAGGGTCCGCTACGAGCTCGAGGAGATCGGCGAGCCGAAGCTCAAGGACATCCTCAAGGACTTCGTTGAGAAGTGCGAGAAGCTCAAGAAGTGA
- a CDS encoding AAA family ATPase gives MIIGVVGKIAAGKTTVAKFFEEKGFCRVSCSDPLIDLLTHNTSDYSWIPELPERSEPTRDRLIEFGKYLKDKYGGDILIRLAVDKKRNCENIVIDGVRSREEVEAIKRLGGKVIYVEASPEIRYERLMKRKAKKDKVIQSFEDFLRMDDEEEKLYHTTKLKGIADYVIVNEGTLKELREKVEGIIREVTPS, from the coding sequence ATGATAATAGGCGTCGTAGGTAAGATAGCGGCCGGAAAAACAACTGTCGCGAAATTCTTCGAGGAAAAGGGCTTCTGCAGGGTTTCCTGCAGCGACCCTCTGATAGACCTGCTCACCCACAATACCTCCGACTACTCATGGATTCCTGAGCTACCTGAGAGAAGTGAGCCAACGAGGGACAGGCTGATAGAGTTCGGAAAGTACCTGAAGGATAAGTACGGTGGCGACATCCTCATTCGCCTCGCCGTCGACAAGAAGAGGAACTGCGAGAACATCGTCATCGACGGCGTCCGCTCGCGGGAGGAGGTCGAGGCTATCAAGCGGCTCGGCGGGAAGGTTATCTACGTGGAAGCAAGCCCAGAGATAAGGTACGAGCGGCTGATGAAGAGGAAAGCCAAAAAGGACAAGGTCATTCAGAGCTTTGAAGACTTTCTCAGGATGGATGATGAAGAAGAGAAGCTCTACCACACGACGAAGCTCAAGGGGATTGCCGACTACGTGATCGTGAACGAGGGGACTCTAAAAGAACTCAGAGAAAAAGTCGAGGGAATAATAAGAGAGGTCACCCCCTCCTGA
- the glmM gene encoding phosphoglucosamine mutase — MGKYFGTSGIREVFNERLTPELALKVGKAIGTYLDGGTVVIGKDTRTSGEVIKSAVISGLLSAGVDVIDIGLSPTPLTGFAIKLYGADAGVTITASHNPPEYNGIKVWQANGMAYTPEMENELEAIMDSGNFKKASWNEIGALRTADPRGEYIKAALKFIGLENSYTVVLDAGNGAGSIISPYLQRELGNRVISLNSHSSGFFVRELEPNSKSLSALAKTVKAMKADVGIAHDGDADRIGVVDDQGNFVEYEVMLSLIAGYMLRKFGKGKIVTTVDAGFALDDYVRPLGGEVIRTRVGDVAVADELAKHGGIFGGEPSGTWIIPQWNLTPDGIFAGALVLEMIDRLGPISELAKEVPRYATLRAKIPCPNEKKAKAMEIIAREALNAFDYDRLIDIDGIRIENSEWWILFRPSGTEPIMRITLEAHTAEKAKELMEKAEKLVKKAISEA; from the coding sequence ATGGGGAAGTACTTTGGAACCAGCGGAATCAGGGAGGTCTTCAACGAGAGGCTGACGCCGGAGCTGGCCCTTAAAGTTGGAAAGGCCATTGGAACTTACCTTGACGGCGGAACCGTCGTCATCGGCAAGGACACGAGGACGAGCGGAGAGGTTATCAAATCTGCGGTTATAAGTGGACTCCTAAGCGCGGGCGTTGACGTGATTGACATTGGTCTATCCCCAACCCCACTCACGGGCTTTGCGATAAAGCTCTATGGAGCAGATGCTGGGGTTACCATAACGGCTTCCCATAATCCACCGGAATACAACGGCATAAAGGTCTGGCAGGCCAACGGTATGGCCTACACTCCGGAGATGGAGAACGAGCTTGAGGCAATAATGGACTCCGGAAACTTCAAAAAAGCATCTTGGAACGAGATTGGAGCGCTCAGAACTGCGGATCCGCGTGGGGAGTACATAAAAGCGGCATTAAAGTTCATCGGGCTTGAGAACTCCTACACTGTAGTTCTCGATGCCGGAAACGGTGCAGGCTCTATCATAAGTCCCTACCTCCAGCGTGAGCTCGGCAACAGGGTAATCTCGCTCAACTCCCACTCGAGCGGCTTCTTCGTCAGGGAGCTTGAACCTAACTCAAAGAGCCTTTCCGCACTGGCAAAGACCGTTAAAGCAATGAAAGCGGACGTTGGGATAGCCCACGACGGTGACGCCGACAGGATTGGGGTCGTTGATGACCAGGGAAACTTCGTCGAATACGAGGTCATGCTCTCGCTCATAGCGGGCTACATGCTGAGGAAGTTTGGGAAGGGGAAGATCGTAACGACTGTTGATGCGGGCTTCGCTTTGGACGACTATGTAAGGCCCCTCGGAGGGGAGGTTATAAGGACTCGCGTTGGGGACGTTGCCGTTGCCGACGAGCTTGCCAAGCATGGGGGAATCTTCGGCGGCGAGCCGAGCGGAACCTGGATAATCCCGCAGTGGAACCTCACTCCGGACGGAATCTTCGCCGGGGCTCTGGTTCTGGAGATGATCGACAGGCTGGGGCCGATAAGCGAGCTGGCAAAGGAAGTCCCGCGCTACGCAACCCTCCGCGCCAAGATCCCCTGCCCGAACGAGAAGAAGGCAAAGGCAATGGAGATAATAGCCCGCGAGGCCCTGAACGCCTTTGACTACGACAGGCTGATAGACATCGATGGGATCAGGATAGAGAACTCAGAGTGGTGGATACTGTTTAGACCGAGCGGGACCGAGCCGATAATGAGGATAACCCTTGAGGCCCATACAGCGGAGAAGGCAAAGGAGCTGATGGAGAAGGCCGAAAAGCTTGTAAAGAAGGCCATCTCGGAGGCTTGA
- a CDS encoding EamA family transporter, with the protein MKIPLYIIYALLAAFFAALVPIFGKLGLRDVDSTVATVIRAFIMFAFLLFVALITGKTNTAGFDHRALFLVTLSGLAGALSWLFYFMAIKNGKTTAVIAIDKTSVALAIVLAWIVLREEFTLRSAVGALLIVIGALLVSL; encoded by the coding sequence GTGAAAATTCCTCTCTACATTATTTACGCCCTTCTCGCGGCTTTCTTTGCCGCTTTGGTTCCGATCTTTGGAAAACTTGGCCTTAGGGACGTCGATTCAACGGTAGCTACGGTTATCAGGGCGTTCATAATGTTCGCCTTTCTCCTTTTCGTCGCGCTCATAACGGGCAAGACGAACACAGCAGGCTTTGACCACCGCGCCCTCTTCTTAGTAACCCTCTCGGGCCTCGCTGGGGCTCTTTCCTGGCTCTTCTACTTTATGGCAATAAAGAACGGAAAAACCACGGCCGTCATCGCGATAGACAAGACGAGCGTTGCCCTCGCGATAGTTCTTGCGTGGATTGTTCTGAGGGAGGAGTTCACTTTGAGATCCGCTGTGGGAGCGCTGTTGATAGTTATAGGAGCGCTGCTGGTATCTCTGTGA
- a CDS encoding secondary thiamine-phosphate synthase enzyme YjbQ, protein MKVHTEELRFSTEGEIDLVDITAEVERVVEESGIENGQVLVFVPGATGAIITIEHESGLLEDFKRALKELIPRGKGYLHDRIDDNAHSHLRATLLGASECFPVVDGRLVRGTWQQIFFVELDVRPRHRRVIVQVVGE, encoded by the coding sequence ATGAAAGTTCACACCGAGGAACTCCGCTTCTCGACTGAAGGGGAGATAGACTTGGTTGACATAACCGCGGAGGTTGAGCGGGTCGTTGAGGAGAGCGGAATAGAGAACGGCCAGGTTCTCGTCTTCGTACCAGGTGCCACTGGGGCAATAATAACGATAGAACACGAGAGCGGCCTTCTGGAGGACTTCAAGAGGGCTTTGAAGGAGCTGATACCGAGGGGAAAGGGCTACCTCCACGACAGGATAGACGACAACGCCCACAGCCACCTCAGGGCCACTCTACTGGGCGCGAGTGAGTGCTTCCCCGTGGTGGATGGAAGGCTCGTTAGAGGAACGTGGCAGCAGATATTCTTCGTTGAGCTCGACGTGAGGCCGAGGCACAGGCGTGTTATCGTGCAGGTTGTTGGGGAGTGA
- the pyrI gene encoding aspartate carbamoyltransferase regulatory subunit, protein MPENLKIEVIPEGTVIDHIPAGKWLKVVEILHLTKPNGGTLLIASNVPSKKLGRKDIVKVEGRYLSEEEVNKIALIAPMATVNIVKDYKIVEKFNVEIPDEVVGILHCPNPNCVSNHEYVLPRFRVESREPLKLRCHYCERTIEGEEILGNL, encoded by the coding sequence GTGCCTGAGAACCTCAAGATAGAGGTAATCCCCGAGGGAACGGTTATAGACCACATCCCGGCAGGAAAGTGGCTTAAAGTCGTCGAGATACTCCATCTAACAAAGCCGAACGGCGGGACTCTCCTAATAGCCTCGAACGTTCCAAGCAAGAAGCTCGGGAGGAAGGACATTGTCAAGGTCGAGGGGCGCTATCTGAGCGAGGAGGAGGTCAACAAGATAGCCCTCATAGCGCCGATGGCGACGGTAAACATAGTGAAGGACTACAAGATAGTGGAGAAGTTCAACGTTGAGATACCGGACGAGGTCGTTGGAATACTCCACTGTCCGAACCCCAACTGCGTGAGCAACCACGAGTATGTCCTTCCGAGGTTCCGCGTCGAGAGCAGGGAGCCCCTCAAGCTCCGCTGCCACTACTGCGAGAGAACCATAGAGGGAGAAGAGATACTGGGCAACCTCTGA
- a CDS encoding DODA-type extradiol aromatic ring-opening family dioxygenase, giving the protein MLVGIGLMPHGNPVLDPPDEETKKLRDVLTEIGREFSSVDAYVLISPHNVRMSDHLGVIMAQHLISWLGFEGVELPGEWETDRELAEEVYNTWKRAGIPVVDLHFASRSGQYSRWPLTWGELIPLQFLEKKSLVLLTPARGLGRETLIKAGEVLGEVLEGSEKKIALIVSADHGHAHDENGPYGYRKESEEYDELIMKLINENRLEELPSIPDGLIERALPDSYWQMLIMLGAMRKGNFELKASAYACPTYFGMAGALWVRQDIER; this is encoded by the coding sequence ATGCTGGTCGGAATAGGGTTAATGCCGCACGGAAACCCCGTCTTAGACCCGCCCGACGAGGAAACCAAGAAGCTCAGAGATGTTTTGACGGAGATCGGAAGGGAGTTCAGCAGTGTTGACGCCTACGTTCTCATAAGCCCTCACAACGTCAGAATGAGCGACCACCTCGGAGTCATCATGGCCCAGCACCTAATCTCCTGGCTCGGCTTTGAGGGAGTTGAACTGCCGGGGGAGTGGGAGACCGACCGGGAGCTCGCTGAAGAAGTATATAACACCTGGAAGAGGGCTGGAATTCCAGTAGTAGACCTGCACTTCGCCAGCAGGAGCGGGCAGTATTCGAGGTGGCCCCTCACATGGGGAGAGCTCATACCTCTCCAGTTCCTTGAGAAGAAGTCCCTCGTTCTGCTCACTCCAGCGAGAGGACTGGGTAGGGAGACCCTCATCAAAGCTGGGGAAGTCCTCGGCGAGGTCCTTGAGGGGAGTGAAAAGAAAATTGCGCTCATAGTAAGCGCGGACCACGGGCACGCACACGACGAGAACGGCCCCTACGGCTACAGAAAGGAGAGCGAGGAGTACGATGAGCTGATAATGAAACTGATAAATGAAAACCGCCTTGAGGAGCTCCCGTCAATTCCAGATGGGCTGATAGAAAGGGCTCTCCCCGACAGCTACTGGCAGATGCTCATAATGCTTGGAGCTATGAGAAAGGGGAACTTCGAACTCAAGGCGAGCGCCTACGCCTGCCCAACCTACTTCGGCATGGCCGGAGCGCTGTGGGTAAGGCAAGACATCGAAAGGTAA
- a CDS encoding VanZ family protein — translation MIYLLFLFLANLSPRVPQSPLDNGDKIAHFSMFLLLGLIGYARWPYLLPLPFLEFLQRFIPGRTFSLLDLSANLIGFVVGVLLGWWYESSHRGTPLLD, via the coding sequence GTGATATACCTGCTCTTCCTGTTTCTGGCTAATCTCTCCCCGCGCGTTCCTCAGTCCCCTCTGGATAACGGCGACAAGATTGCTCATTTCTCGATGTTTCTCCTGCTTGGGCTGATCGGCTACGCTCGCTGGCCCTATCTTCTTCCGCTTCCTTTCCTTGAGTTTCTCCAGCGGTTCATCCCCGGCAGGACCTTCTCGCTCCTCGACCTCTCCGCAAACCTAATAGGCTTTGTTGTTGGAGTCCTCCTCGGGTGGTGGTATGAAAGTTCACACCGAGGAACTCCGCTTCTCGACTGA
- the thrC gene encoding threonine synthase produces MKPKLKTKLTCPMCGSKYHDPVQRCSCGEPVEFETLKGEPYIGKTVWERFWDFWPVEPELELSLGEGDTPLVKSKLGKELGVRLYLKNETVNPTWSFKDRGTFLAVSYALKAGYKAVGTVSTGNMAASVAAYATRAGLETKILVSESASDEKLKAVSVYGADVIRVRGDYGKLYFESLKLGEKLGIYFINSDNPFRVEGYKSIAFEIAEEITPDYILIPTSSGGLFRGIAKGFIELKESGLIDELPTLTAVQAEGCSPICRAFSEGKERIKRFENPKTVAKAIANPYPPSGNAVLKLLREFGWKCITVSDEEILKAQRELAGEGLFVQPASATGIAALRRLVESGEIDEGAKVVSILTGSGLKTLSHVEGGKIRECPLESLEECLG; encoded by the coding sequence ATGAAACCGAAACTCAAGACGAAGTTAACCTGCCCGATGTGTGGATCAAAATACCATGACCCAGTTCAGCGCTGTTCCTGCGGGGAGCCCGTTGAGTTCGAGACCCTCAAGGGGGAACCTTACATAGGAAAGACCGTCTGGGAGCGCTTCTGGGATTTCTGGCCAGTGGAACCAGAACTTGAGCTTTCACTCGGCGAGGGGGACACGCCGCTCGTGAAGTCCAAACTTGGAAAGGAGCTCGGCGTGAGGCTTTACTTAAAGAACGAGACCGTAAACCCAACCTGGAGCTTCAAGGACAGGGGGACGTTTCTGGCGGTAAGCTACGCTCTCAAAGCTGGCTACAAAGCCGTCGGAACAGTCTCGACCGGCAATATGGCGGCCAGTGTAGCGGCTTACGCTACCAGAGCCGGACTTGAGACCAAAATCCTCGTTTCAGAGAGCGCGAGCGATGAGAAGCTCAAGGCGGTGAGCGTTTACGGAGCTGACGTGATAAGGGTCAGAGGCGACTACGGGAAGTTATACTTCGAGAGTCTGAAGCTGGGAGAGAAGCTTGGGATATATTTCATCAACTCCGACAACCCCTTCCGGGTCGAGGGTTATAAAAGCATCGCCTTCGAGATAGCGGAGGAGATAACACCGGACTACATCCTAATCCCAACGAGCTCCGGCGGCCTCTTCAGAGGGATTGCCAAGGGATTCATCGAGCTGAAGGAGAGCGGGCTTATCGATGAACTTCCAACTCTGACAGCGGTTCAGGCAGAAGGATGCTCACCGATATGCAGGGCATTCAGCGAAGGGAAGGAGAGAATAAAGCGCTTTGAAAATCCGAAGACGGTAGCGAAGGCAATAGCCAATCCGTATCCCCCGAGTGGAAACGCCGTCCTTAAACTTCTCCGCGAGTTCGGCTGGAAGTGCATCACCGTGAGCGACGAAGAGATCCTCAAAGCGCAGAGAGAGCTAGCGGGAGAAGGCCTCTTCGTCCAGCCGGCAAGTGCAACGGGGATTGCCGCCCTCAGAAGGCTCGTCGAGAGCGGAGAAATCGATGAAGGGGCAAAAGTTGTTTCAATCCTCACCGGTTCTGGTCTAAAGACGCTCTCCCACGTTGAAGGTGGAAAAATAAGGGAGTGTCCGCTTGAAAGCCTTGAAGAATGTTTGGGGTGA
- a CDS encoding DUF835 domain-containing protein, whose protein sequence is MDPTILLIGQSLNVGAKLFASLYLFHSYRHSLRKSALIFAFVLLTSSLSVLGEITGVKEVPAIMEALSASLLFYGSLTLIEEEFSLTVGRGYYVSITPLFLTVYMLAVTRSGNFSWFAALSVAYASSGLFFLLSGVLIADLGGIYGRWTRYLGSMLILYGLHKMDYPFLRPVEWFAPIGFSIAAFLVVLIAYFFVKFASHEEFMKPHSEDLNTEGKLKAGLTLVTSEEYEKLLQTYHDHPVLVFTRKPREMPEKWTVYPLSQVNQGYTINPTNLPKITEIVNKHLRTAGNEGIVIVDGVEYLSMYNGFNAIAKFLSTLRDIAYANRGRVIVVTDSKVWDEKEWHILQRITG, encoded by the coding sequence ATGGACCCAACCATACTCCTCATCGGGCAGTCCCTTAACGTAGGGGCAAAGCTATTCGCATCTCTTTATCTGTTCCACTCTTACCGGCACTCACTAAGAAAGTCAGCCCTTATTTTTGCCTTTGTACTTTTAACCTCCTCACTTTCAGTTCTGGGAGAAATAACAGGAGTTAAAGAAGTCCCAGCAATCATGGAGGCACTGTCAGCGTCACTCCTCTTTTATGGCAGCCTAACACTCATAGAAGAAGAGTTTTCACTCACCGTCGGCAGAGGCTACTACGTTTCCATAACCCCACTTTTTCTGACGGTATACATGCTCGCCGTCACGCGCTCAGGCAACTTCAGCTGGTTTGCCGCCCTGAGCGTTGCGTACGCGAGTTCAGGGCTGTTCTTTTTGCTTTCCGGTGTTTTAATCGCGGATCTGGGAGGCATCTACGGAAGGTGGACAAGGTATCTTGGAAGCATGCTCATCCTGTACGGACTACATAAGATGGACTATCCCTTCCTCCGCCCAGTTGAGTGGTTCGCACCTATAGGGTTCTCCATAGCGGCATTCCTGGTCGTTCTCATTGCGTATTTCTTTGTGAAGTTCGCCAGCCATGAAGAATTCATGAAACCCCACTCCGAAGACCTTAATACAGAGGGAAAATTAAAAGCTGGACTCACCCTGGTGACCTCCGAAGAATACGAGAAGCTCCTCCAGACATACCACGATCATCCAGTACTGGTCTTTACCCGGAAACCTCGGGAGATGCCAGAGAAATGGACGGTGTACCCCCTAAGTCAAGTAAATCAGGGGTATACTATAAACCCCACAAACCTACCAAAAATCACGGAAATCGTGAACAAACACCTCAGAACCGCTGGGAATGAAGGTATAGTTATTGTTGACGGTGTTGAGTATCTCAGCATGTACAATGGCTTTAACGCGATTGCCAAGTTTCTCAGCACGCTGAGGGACATAGCTTACGCCAACAGAGGGAGGGTGATTGTAGTAACGGACAGCAAGGTATGGGACGAGAAGGAGTGGCACATCCTCCAGAGAATTACAGGATGA
- a CDS encoding PLDc N-terminal domain-containing protein, producing MMGMGMFFALWGIGVILWIISLGSMIWVIYDVLTKQKAMPDVEKVIWIIVALFLGIIGAVVYYIVVKASHKYEEKQVDNIENPDEPIVF from the coding sequence ATGATGGGAATGGGAATGTTCTTTGCGCTGTGGGGAATTGGAGTGATACTGTGGATAATCAGCCTCGGCTCGATGATCTGGGTGATATACGACGTTCTCACAAAGCAGAAAGCCATGCCAGACGTTGAGAAGGTCATCTGGATAATCGTTGCCCTCTTCCTCGGCATAATCGGCGCTGTAGTGTACTACATCGTTGTCAAGGCCAGCCACAAGTACGAAGAGAAGCAGGTGGATAACATCGAGAATCCGGATGAACCCATAGTGTTCTGA
- a CDS encoding thiamine-phosphate synthase family protein, which produces MRTPAVYLAEEIMPYLRGKLAEILYRGGFKQAEIADYLGVTQAMVSKYLAGKYKKPPTELAGRIDGIAEEVGKFIIYGGSKEDAVVLVSRRLVELFQSGFLCKFYSEYAGISEEACRTIYSVQRHRGEVLEKLAVALRTLLELRGFGELIPEVRTNFAYALPSPMGPEDVAAVPGRITIAKGKPYALPPEFGASRFTSGILVEVGKLRPEIRSVINLRYGEDVENALKRAGFEYVRVRTGGMSEEEAVKVIASVFGSGLYDAVVDEGGHGVEPLVYIFGRDPFEVVDKLRKLVRALENEKAK; this is translated from the coding sequence ATGAGAACTCCCGCCGTGTACTTAGCGGAGGAGATTATGCCATATCTCAGGGGAAAGTTAGCCGAAATTTTGTATAGAGGGGGCTTTAAGCAGGCGGAGATAGCGGACTACTTGGGTGTCACTCAAGCGATGGTCAGCAAATACTTGGCCGGGAAATACAAGAAGCCTCCCACTGAACTTGCTGGAAGGATCGATGGGATAGCTGAGGAAGTGGGGAAGTTCATAATATACGGCGGGAGCAAGGAGGATGCTGTAGTCCTGGTCTCCAGGCGCTTGGTGGAGCTTTTCCAGAGCGGTTTTCTGTGCAAATTCTATTCCGAGTACGCTGGAATAAGCGAGGAGGCGTGCCGCACTATATACTCTGTCCAGAGGCACAGGGGGGAGGTTCTTGAGAAGCTGGCGGTTGCACTTAGAACTCTCCTGGAGCTTCGGGGGTTCGGTGAGCTTATCCCCGAAGTTAGAACCAACTTTGCCTACGCCCTTCCATCCCCCATGGGGCCTGAGGACGTTGCGGCGGTTCCTGGGAGGATAACCATCGCCAAGGGCAAACCCTACGCCCTGCCTCCTGAGTTTGGGGCCAGCAGGTTTACCTCTGGGATACTGGTGGAGGTGGGGAAGCTGAGGCCCGAGATAAGGAGCGTCATCAACTTGAGGTACGGGGAGGATGTGGAGAACGCCCTAAAGAGGGCAGGATTTGAATACGTGCGGGTCAGAACAGGCGGAATGAGTGAGGAAGAGGCTGTAAAGGTTATTGCCTCCGTTTTTGGCTCTGGGCTATATGATGCTGTCGTGGATGAAGGCGGTCATGGGGTAGAGCCATTGGTGTACATCTTTGGGAGAGATCCCTTTGAGGTAGTTGACAAGCTAAGAAAGCTGGTGAGAGCCCTTGAAAACGAAAAGGCGAAATGA